From the genome of Ignavibacteriales bacterium:
CTTGAAATATCTAAAGGCGGAATCAATGTTGTTAAGTGATTTATATATTATTCCAATTTGGTATTTTGGGTAATAATCATTCGGATAATAATTTAGAAAAAGTCTATTAAGATTTAATGCGTCAACAAAAAGAGAATCTTCCATATATAATTTAAAAAGAATTTTATAAGCGGAATAATTTTGCCTGTCGATCTCCAAAACTTCATCAAGATTTTTTTTCGCTAAAGTTTTTTCCTTTGTCTCTAAAAAGCATTTTGCTGATGAAATTCTGGCTTCAATACTATTTGGGTTCAATTCAATAATCCTTTGATATAAAGATTGGGCTTCTGTGTATTTATCGTCCAGAATATAAGCATCAGCTATTTCCATCATCACTTTCAGATTATTTTTATTAAACAGAATTAATTTTTCAAAAACATCTTTTACTTTTTCAACCCGATCAATCGCCTTTAAGTAATTAGCGTAAATAAAATAAGTTTTCTTTTCATTCGGAAAATCCCTGATCAAGTTTTCATATAAACTAACAACTTTTTCTTTTTCATTCTGATATTGATATGCGTTTGCTAACAACAATGATGCTTCAAAGTTGTTAGGCTCGCTTTTAACAATATCTTGCAAGAGTATACTGGCAGCATTATACTCTTTCAACCCTAACAGTAACTGCGCATAAGCTTTCTTAAGATTAAGATTATTTGGAAAAATTTTTCTTGCTTTTTCAACCTGTTCTTTTGCTTTTTCAAATTGTTTCTGCTCGAATAAAACTCCTGCCAAATTAAGCTGGGCATTTTCATTTAAAGGATCAAGTTCAACCGATCTTCTAAAAAAAGAAGCAGCTTCTAACAAATTTTTTTGTTGATAGAGTAAAACACCTTTATTATAAAAGACGGCTCCAAGAACTTTTTTTGCTTCATCATTTTTCGGATTTAATTCAATCACCTTCTTTAATAACTTTTCTGCTTCATTATAATTATTTTGGGAGGCATAAAGTTTACCAAGAGAAAAAATAACTTCTTCATTCTGCGGATAAATCTTGTCAGCTTTTTCCAAAATTTCTATTGCTTTATCATGTTGTTTAAGG
Proteins encoded in this window:
- a CDS encoding tetratricopeptide repeat protein; translation: MKALRIYMHRLNKIFLILLLFPVLCFAQVDLKNAIELYNSGKYEQAAEIFRGIFDSNSQPLGVYQYLADCYNHLKQHDKAIEILEKADKIYPQNEEVIFSLGKLYASQNNYNEAEKLLKKVIELNPKNDEAKKVLGAVFYNKGVLLYQQKNLLEAASFFRRSVELDPLNENAQLNLAGVLFEQKQFEKAKEQVEKARKIFPNNLNLKKAYAQLLLGLKEYNAASILLQDIVKSEPNNFEASLLLANAYQYQNEKEKVVSLYENLIRDFPNEKKTYFIYANYLKAIDRVEKVKDVFEKLILFNKNNLKVMMEIADAYILDDKYTEAQSLYQRIIELNPNSIEARISSAKCFLETKEKTLAKKNLDEVLEIDRQNYSAYKILFKLYMEDSLFVDALNLNRLFLNYYPNDYYPKYQIGIIYKSLNNIDSAFRYFKWAYEQESLNPFVLYQVASCYNIKCEMQSALEYYKLSLKYNIIKLDEEQKNLSASLSENKSLENIDMRRDYASKKEDLKILEENILSSLIFIKQNLEQKEYGILLDNYITEYPTSLFLLINRAELNCALGNLLTAKADYEKAIKINPKVKKAHFGLAKIFEQQNDFYNSLLSYKRIIYADEVDNEAYSGLITNAIKLNKLNDVCDELIILYKSQPENKILKERLIEVLHKSGRLEEAKEIINQK